A portion of the bacterium genome contains these proteins:
- a CDS encoding phosphoribosylanthranilate isomerase, which yields MIEIKICGFKRRKDIIDAVNLGIEWIGINLYEKSPRFVEEREAKLLIENLPSNIHKIGLFVNPDEKNLFETVKKLKIDGIQLHGNEPPSLLEKLKKNFPDKIIIKAIRVKNYEDIVKRMKHYKMADYFLLDRYEEDSFGGTGKMIDKEKIEKGKLPWNKIFIAGGITPENVKNIIKKYRPFGIDVASGVEIAPGIKDIEKIKKLIEEVKNVT from the coding sequence ATGATTGAAATAAAAATCTGTGGTTTTAAAAGAAGAAAAGATATAATTGATGCAGTAAATCTTGGAATTGAATGGATTGGGATAAATCTTTATGAAAAAAGTCCAAGATTTGTTGAAGAAAGGGAAGCAAAATTGTTAATTGAAAATTTACCGAGTAATATCCATAAAATAGGGCTTTTTGTAAATCCTGACGAAAAAAATTTATTTGAAACTGTGAAAAAACTTAAAATAGATGGAATTCAACTTCATGGGAATGAACCGCCTTCGCTTTTAGAAAAATTAAAAAAAAATTTTCCTGATAAAATCATTATAAAAGCAATAAGAGTTAAAAATTATGAAGATATTGTAAAAAGGATGAAGCATTATAAGATGGCCGATTACTTCTTATTAGACAGATACGAAGAAGATAGTTTTGGCGGAACTGGAAAAATGATAGATAAAGAAAAAATTGAAAAAGGGAAATTACCATGGAACAAAATATTTATTGCCGGTGGAATAACACCTGAAAATGTTAAAAATATAATTAAAAAATATAGACCTTTTGGAATAGATGTTGCCTCAGGAGTTGAAATTGCTCCAGGGATAAAAGATATTGAAAAAATAAAAAAATTAATAGAAGAGGTTAAAAATGTTACCTGA